The following are encoded in a window of Mycolicibacterium tusciae JS617 genomic DNA:
- a CDS encoding DUF7714 family protein, whose product MIADPAPNTMTRPYRGLSVQETDVPLTEADLVPFLLGREVYRRTDYLVFRNGEDSAVVAVRKASAEPLFSPVVEARVLAGPDEVVSISSPETDVGNATALARAALAHATPNARAYVVQGRYEHVNFIWEPAPMRIRVTEVIPPEPPKLFAMAEQVVAFDEDLPPIDLVPDLVDIRELTAGHPAKAYLLPCRGSGVQVAGELAFLDTRPSQRLDWLMVGCERSVQFHRHFYGDEPPRVDICPRKTRDLTTPTLAKCCLLERGVEFEAASAVVPWGSNLDEIRLALRRLTGVDAPEQLAVC is encoded by the coding sequence ATGATTGCGGACCCGGCACCCAACACGATGACGCGGCCCTACCGCGGCTTGTCGGTGCAGGAAACCGACGTGCCGCTCACCGAGGCCGATCTGGTGCCGTTCCTGCTCGGCCGGGAGGTGTACCGCCGCACTGACTACCTGGTCTTCCGCAACGGCGAGGACTCCGCGGTGGTGGCGGTGCGCAAGGCGTCGGCCGAGCCGCTGTTCTCGCCCGTCGTCGAGGCACGGGTGCTGGCGGGCCCGGACGAGGTGGTCTCGATCAGCTCGCCGGAGACGGACGTCGGCAACGCCACCGCACTGGCTCGCGCCGCCCTCGCCCACGCCACCCCGAACGCGCGGGCCTACGTGGTGCAGGGCCGCTACGAGCACGTGAACTTCATCTGGGAGCCCGCGCCGATGCGGATCCGGGTCACCGAGGTGATTCCGCCCGAGCCACCGAAGCTGTTCGCGATGGCCGAGCAGGTGGTGGCATTCGACGAGGACCTGCCGCCGATCGACCTGGTACCGGACCTGGTGGACATCCGGGAGCTCACCGCCGGCCACCCGGCAAAGGCCTACCTGCTGCCGTGCCGCGGCTCCGGCGTCCAGGTGGCCGGAGAGCTAGCCTTTCTGGACACCCGCCCTTCGCAGCGGCTGGACTGGCTGATGGTCGGCTGCGAACGTTCCGTGCAGTTCCACAGGCACTTCTACGGCGACGAACCACCCCGGGTGGACATCTGCCCCCGGAAGACCCGCGACCTGACCACCCCCACGCTGGCCAAATGCTGCCTGCTGGAACGGGGTGTGGAGTTTGAGGCCGCGTCCGCCGTGGTGCCGTGGGGATCCAACCTGGACGAGATCCGCCTCGCGCTGCGCCGGCTCACCGGGGTCGACGCACCCGAGCAGCTCGCCGTCTGCTGA
- a CDS encoding phosphosulfolactate synthase — translation MRQVRRGAGVVAGWVGRPARRPAGRAPRSESCLEIAEAQDRVDELAEWASDSGIAAVEVSNGLQAISSARKTDLVRTLSERFVVLAEAGAKDSQVPVVVADWVDEMAADLDAGARWVVVEGRESGTVGLYHSDGSLRTDLVDAIDSRLPLERVIFEAPHKAQQTWLIQRFGANVNLGNVPPDEVIPLETLRLGLRADTAVVDRVRATR, via the coding sequence ATGCGGCAAGTACGCCGAGGCGCAGGCGTTGTCGCAGGGTGGGTTGGCCGACCAGCACGACGGCCGGCGGGGCGCGCACCCCGATCGGAAAGCTGTCTGGAGATAGCCGAAGCCCAGGACCGCGTCGACGAGCTGGCGGAGTGGGCCTCCGACTCGGGGATCGCCGCGGTTGAGGTGTCTAACGGGTTGCAGGCCATCAGCTCGGCGCGCAAGACCGACCTGGTGCGCACACTCTCCGAGCGGTTCGTCGTGCTCGCCGAGGCCGGCGCCAAGGACAGCCAGGTACCGGTAGTGGTAGCCGACTGGGTCGACGAAATGGCGGCAGACCTGGACGCGGGGGCGCGCTGGGTGGTCGTCGAGGGCAGGGAGAGCGGCACCGTGGGGCTCTACCACAGCGATGGAAGCCTGCGGACCGATCTGGTCGACGCCATTGACTCGCGGCTCCCGCTCGAGCGCGTGATCTTCGAAGCACCCCACAAGGCCCAGCAGACGTGGCTGATACAACGGTTCGGGGCCAACGTCAACCTCGGCAACGTGCCACCCGACGAGGTCATCCCCCTGGAGACGCTGCGCCTAGGCCTGCGGGCGGACACCGCCGTGGTCGATCGCGTGAGGGCCACCCGATGA
- a CDS encoding group II intron maturase-specific domain-containing protein, protein MHRGTRTGTPQGGILSPLLANIALSVLDEHFTTKWEALGPEWTRAKHLRAGGAAMKLIRYADDFVVLVRGPREGAEALFGEVATVLAPMGLRLSEEKTHLTHIDDGFDFLGWRIQRRTWQGRGGTKRTVYTYPSKRSLASVKEKIRVLTRRNAHRTLADLLRRLNPAIRGWCTYFQHGVSKRTFSYVDHFAFWRIVGWLKKRHPKLNVHTVIRRYLPGWHIAADGIEFFRAPTVPVTRYRYRGTRIPNPWTSIPPA, encoded by the coding sequence CTGCACAGGGGCACCCGCACCGGCACCCCACAAGGTGGAATTCTTTCACCGCTGCTGGCCAACATCGCCTTGTCCGTGCTGGACGAGCACTTCACCACAAAGTGGGAAGCGCTCGGGCCGGAATGGACCCGCGCCAAGCATCTGCGGGCCGGGGGCGCAGCGATGAAGCTCATCCGCTATGCCGATGACTTCGTCGTTCTCGTCCGCGGACCCCGCGAAGGTGCCGAAGCGTTGTTCGGTGAAGTGGCCACAGTGCTGGCTCCGATGGGTTTGCGCCTGTCGGAGGAAAAGACCCACCTGACCCATATCGATGATGGGTTCGACTTCCTGGGATGGCGCATCCAGCGCCGAACCTGGCAAGGACGCGGCGGGACCAAGAGAACGGTCTACACCTACCCCTCGAAGAGATCTCTTGCTTCGGTCAAGGAAAAGATCCGTGTCTTGACCCGCCGGAACGCTCATCGCACGCTCGCAGACCTGCTGCGTCGGCTCAACCCGGCCATCAGAGGCTGGTGCACGTACTTCCAGCATGGGGTGTCCAAGCGAACCTTCTCTTACGTCGATCACTTCGCCTTCTGGCGCATCGTCGGCTGGCTGAAGAAACGCCACCCCAAACTCAACGTGCACACCGTGATCCGCCGTTATCTGCCCGGGTGGCACATCGCGGCCGACGGTATCGAGTTCTTCCGCGCACCCACGGTCCCCGTGACCCGGTATCGCTACCGAGGAACCCGCATCCCGAATCCATGGACGAGCATCCCACCGGCATAA